In one window of Bdellovibrio bacteriovorus W DNA:
- a CDS encoding Serine protease/subtilase (COG1404 Subtilisin-like serine proteases) — translation MLSRKLWISAIGIGIAVFTGLGAYLYSLEESPRQGRTQSSTKKDGTRALEHSFVTSKTDKVEDEPSALFNDPAINQAWGLKKSDAARAWSVTKGSRDIIVAVIDTGIDVKHEDLAQNLWRNPGESGKDSNGRDKATNGIDDDGNGFVDDVYGWNFVSNNNRLDDNHGHGTHIAGIIGAEAGNGKGITGIAPEVSLMILKYYDPKVAGTDNLKNTIASIRYAVKMGAHIINYSGGGTEYSQEEHDVIAEAQRKGILFVAAAGNERSNSDQFHYYPADYKLDNIISVTAIDPSTEVLASSNYGVETVHIAAPGQNILSCLPNNSYGYMTGTSQATAFVSGAAALVMAHKQSFKAVDVKKYILSTGDAQTQLASKTRTSRQLNLYKALTILDEGVSSSGGVALNPQNLKFTVDPNEAQSTSIDDGIDVNAKQMSHFGRSLIDAMGTRTRAPSKIGTQQGNDSL, via the coding sequence ATGCTTTCAAGGAAGTTGTGGATTTCAGCTATTGGTATCGGCATCGCAGTCTTTACAGGCTTAGGAGCCTATTTATATTCTCTTGAAGAGTCTCCTCGACAAGGTCGCACGCAAAGCTCCACCAAAAAGGATGGAACGCGTGCCCTCGAACACTCCTTCGTAACTTCAAAGACCGACAAAGTTGAAGATGAGCCAAGTGCTCTCTTTAATGACCCTGCAATTAATCAAGCTTGGGGCTTGAAAAAATCAGACGCTGCCCGTGCGTGGTCTGTCACGAAAGGCAGTCGTGATATTATCGTGGCTGTTATTGATACGGGTATCGATGTTAAACACGAAGACTTAGCTCAGAACCTTTGGCGCAATCCTGGTGAGTCAGGTAAAGACTCTAATGGAAGAGATAAAGCCACTAACGGCATCGACGATGATGGCAATGGCTTTGTCGATGACGTCTATGGTTGGAATTTCGTTAGCAACAACAATCGCCTCGACGATAACCACGGCCACGGCACTCATATCGCAGGTATTATTGGAGCTGAAGCTGGAAATGGAAAAGGGATCACTGGTATTGCTCCCGAAGTCAGTCTTATGATTTTAAAATACTATGATCCAAAAGTTGCTGGCACAGACAACTTAAAGAACACCATTGCCTCTATTCGCTATGCTGTAAAAATGGGTGCACATATCATCAACTACTCGGGTGGTGGTACGGAGTACTCTCAAGAAGAGCATGACGTCATTGCCGAAGCTCAGCGCAAAGGAATTCTTTTTGTAGCAGCCGCTGGAAATGAGCGTTCAAACTCAGATCAGTTTCACTACTATCCCGCTGACTATAAGCTCGATAATATTATTTCTGTGACGGCGATTGATCCATCTACAGAAGTTTTAGCATCATCCAACTACGGGGTTGAAACTGTACATATCGCGGCTCCTGGACAAAACATTCTTTCATGTCTTCCAAATAATTCTTACGGTTATATGACAGGAACTTCTCAAGCCACGGCTTTTGTTTCTGGTGCCGCGGCCCTAGTCATGGCTCATAAGCAGTCTTTTAAGGCTGTGGATGTGAAAAAGTACATTCTCTCAACCGGAGATGCTCAGACGCAATTGGCTTCAAAAACACGAACGTCTCGTCAGCTTAACTTATATAAAGCACTGACGATTCTTGATGAGGGTGTTTCTTCTTCAGGTGGAGTTGCATTAAATCCGCAAAACTTAAAGTTCACCGTCGACCCGAATGAAGCTCAAAGCACTTCCATCGATGACGGCATTGATGTGAACGCAAAACAAATGAGTCATTTTGGTAGATCACTGATTGATGCCATGGGCACACGAACGCGCGCACCTAGCAAAATCGGCACGCAACAAGGCAACGACAGTCTTTAA
- a CDS encoding carbon-nitrogen hydrolase: apolipoprotein N-acyltransferase (COG0815 Apolipoprotein N-acyltransferase) — MQFFKYKAYEFRWALLSGILIGTSYIPFPPWAVLFCLAPLWIDVVKNTENLRTTFAKGWLTQFVLTLIGFHWIAYTAHEFGQLPWSVSILALLLFCAFMHLYIPAAVTLGKWLQKKFQLSATSTLFVIAILHSLLERVWPVIFDWNLGYTLLWQKLPVYHFADVLGFLGLSALLLLSNAFVGKIWIDHKDSKKRALRLSAIVFVFLVLNFAGYFHGKYWNRSDASVKIGIVQANIGNLEKIYAEQGRGYQDTIIAKFLSLTDELMARHPDTQVLIWPESAYPDYLDEHYSNSPNYQHLVSGLSKHQIPLITGAYSKDPRTDENKDRNSYNALFLLSPDGRNLDKPYRKTELLAFGEYLPLSDTFPILLKWLPFVSNFGRGQGPEVLEWNVSNDDQLLWGGQICYEGLYPGFSRQLSKKKANILVNVTNDSWFGKTFEPHQHLYMTLARTIETRRPLVRSTNTGISTVILANGDVLQQSPLHEEWVGQHTVPYLERAPQTLYVLFGNFDWILWILVLIAILVRGVRNAKSRDA; from the coding sequence TTGCAATTTTTCAAGTACAAAGCCTACGAATTTCGTTGGGCGCTTCTCTCAGGAATTCTCATCGGTACAAGCTACATCCCTTTTCCTCCTTGGGCGGTGCTGTTTTGCTTGGCGCCTCTTTGGATTGATGTCGTCAAAAACACCGAGAACTTGCGAACAACTTTTGCCAAAGGGTGGCTGACTCAGTTCGTACTTACGCTGATTGGCTTTCACTGGATTGCGTATACAGCCCATGAATTCGGTCAGCTCCCATGGTCAGTTTCAATCCTTGCTCTGCTTCTCTTTTGCGCATTCATGCATCTCTATATTCCTGCCGCAGTAACTTTGGGAAAATGGTTACAAAAGAAGTTTCAACTCTCTGCAACGAGTACGCTATTTGTCATTGCGATCTTACACTCCCTTCTTGAACGCGTTTGGCCCGTCATCTTTGATTGGAATTTGGGCTATACACTGCTTTGGCAGAAACTACCCGTTTACCACTTTGCAGACGTTCTTGGATTTTTAGGCCTCTCGGCCCTGCTTCTTCTTTCCAATGCCTTTGTTGGGAAAATTTGGATCGACCACAAGGATAGTAAAAAAAGAGCTCTGCGCCTAAGCGCGATCGTCTTTGTGTTTTTGGTTCTTAACTTTGCTGGATACTTCCATGGGAAGTATTGGAATCGTTCCGATGCCAGCGTGAAAATCGGCATAGTTCAGGCCAATATTGGCAACTTAGAAAAAATTTATGCCGAACAAGGGCGCGGTTATCAAGATACGATCATTGCTAAGTTCTTGTCTCTGACTGACGAACTCATGGCCCGCCACCCTGACACTCAAGTTTTAATTTGGCCCGAGTCTGCTTACCCTGACTACTTGGATGAGCACTATTCAAACAGCCCGAACTATCAGCATTTGGTTTCGGGTCTTTCGAAACATCAAATTCCACTGATCACAGGAGCTTACTCAAAAGATCCACGCACGGATGAGAATAAGGATCGTAATTCCTACAACGCCTTGTTCTTGCTTTCCCCGGATGGAAGAAATCTAGATAAGCCTTATCGCAAAACAGAGCTTTTGGCTTTTGGTGAGTACCTTCCACTCAGCGACACCTTTCCAATTCTTTTGAAGTGGCTTCCCTTCGTGTCAAACTTTGGCAGAGGCCAAGGACCTGAAGTTTTAGAATGGAATGTATCGAATGATGACCAATTGCTTTGGGGTGGACAAATTTGTTACGAGGGTCTTTACCCAGGATTTTCTAGACAGCTTTCTAAAAAGAAAGCCAACATCCTTGTGAACGTTACCAATGATTCATGGTTCGGAAAAACCTTTGAACCCCATCAACATCTCTACATGACATTGGCCCGTACTATTGAAACTCGCCGTCCGCTGGTGCGCTCAACAAATACCGGAATTAGTACTGTGATTTTAGCCAATGGAGATGTTTTACAACAGTCTCCCCTGCACGAAGAATGGGTGGGACAACACACTGTGCCTTACTTAGAGCGTGCTCCCCAAACTCTTTACGTGTTGTTTGGGAATTTCGATTGGATCCTTTGGATTCTTGTTCTTATTGCTATCCTAGTTAGAGGAGTTCGTAATGCAAAATCTCGTGATGCTTGA